In Caldisphaera lagunensis DSM 15908, a single genomic region encodes these proteins:
- the rrp41 gene encoding exosome complex exonuclease Rrp41, producing MIILARPQRFIDDDGKRLDGRKPDEVRPIKMQVGVLTNADGSALVEYGLTRVLAAVYGPKESQKSMLLPDRATLRVRYHMAPFSTEERKNPAPTRRELELSKVLRESLEPVVITEYFPRTSIDVFIEVLQSDGGTRTVGATAASLALADAGIPMRALVAGVAIGKVDNVLIVDLNEVEDMYGDADMPVVAAPDIGQITLYQLNGVLTKEEFHNAIDMAMKVITKIVDMEKETLRSSYMEVGEE from the coding sequence GTGATAATATTGGCTAGACCTCAAAGATTTATTGATGATGATGGAAAAAGATTAGATGGAAGAAAACCTGATGAAGTAAGACCAATAAAGATGCAAGTAGGAGTTTTAACTAATGCGGATGGCTCAGCACTAGTAGAATATGGTTTAACAAGGGTGCTAGCAGCAGTATACGGCCCAAAAGAATCTCAAAAATCAATGCTATTGCCAGATAGAGCAACTTTAAGAGTTAGGTACCATATGGCTCCATTTTCTACAGAAGAAAGGAAGAATCCTGCGCCAACAAGAAGAGAATTAGAACTTTCTAAAGTTTTAAGAGAATCATTAGAGCCTGTTGTTATAACTGAATATTTTCCTAGAACTTCAATAGATGTATTTATAGAAGTTTTACAATCTGATGGAGGAACTAGAACCGTTGGGGCAACTGCTGCCTCTCTTGCATTAGCAGATGCAGGTATACCAATGAGAGCATTGGTAGCAGGTGTAGCAATTGGAAAAGTTGATAATGTATTGATAGTTGATTTAAATGAGGTGGAAGATATGTATGGTGATGCGGATATGCCCGTTGTAGCTGCTCCAGATATTGGTCAAATAACCTTATACCAATTAAATGGAGTTCTAACTAAAGAAGAATTCCATAACGCAATTGATATGGCTATGAAGGTTATCACAAAAATAGTTGATATGGAAAAGGAAACTCTAAGGAGTTCATACATGGAGGTTGGTGAAGAATGA
- a CDS encoding cytochrome ubiquinol oxidase subunit I, with protein MVMVSVFWLAFNFGIHIVLVNIIIGLAILVPLFKYLGIKRNDTDLITLSRKMMKWYAVTYGIAGVFGTAFTVFLFSFYPFFTDVIGNLLLVPFGISIVFIALNFFSLIAYWYGWDHWSSTTHNIIGILMGASAVMIPFGFRQVFAFLNEPVGLTFSASNQPYLNVVKAYTNPTFWPIYLKSLDGAITAGMLATMGGFGLLYLINNENKKYFEKSVNMLLLPSLIGLLLMIPLGFWYLMSLSNIPYKFNNIMGGFGWVIGNLGISYNYSWLFALSMILTAIQVLAVIYIFYKGIKGSLISRSTAYSSVIAAASAIGTIESMEMLNAFSQFPRFIASLGNQQIAALPYPWNETLSTALNLTDYNPLAAAPFATFFTSIMMAIMIVILAVFIYVIFFKK; from the coding sequence ATGGTTATGGTATCGGTTTTTTGGCTAGCTTTTAACTTTGGAATCCACATAGTATTAGTCAACATAATAATAGGACTGGCCATATTAGTTCCACTATTTAAATATCTTGGGATAAAAAGGAATGATACAGATTTGATAACTTTATCTAGAAAAATGATGAAATGGTACGCAGTAACATATGGTATAGCTGGCGTATTTGGAACAGCCTTTACGGTATTTTTGTTTTCATTTTATCCATTTTTTACAGATGTAATAGGTAATTTATTATTAGTCCCATTCGGCATATCAATAGTCTTCATAGCTCTTAACTTCTTTAGCCTAATAGCTTATTGGTATGGATGGGATCATTGGAGCTCAACTACTCATAATATAATTGGAATTCTCATGGGAGCTTCAGCTGTTATGATACCATTTGGTTTTAGACAAGTTTTTGCGTTTTTAAATGAACCCGTTGGATTAACTTTTTCTGCCTCAAATCAACCATACTTAAATGTTGTTAAGGCATATACAAATCCAACATTTTGGCCAATATATCTAAAAAGTTTAGATGGTGCAATAACCGCTGGAATGCTAGCTACTATGGGAGGATTCGGACTTTTATATTTAATTAATAATGAAAATAAAAAATATTTCGAAAAATCAGTAAATATGCTGTTATTACCTTCCCTTATAGGTTTATTGCTAATGATTCCCTTAGGTTTTTGGTATTTAATGTCACTTAGTAATATTCCATATAAATTTAACAATATTATGGGAGGTTTTGGTTGGGTTATTGGAAATTTAGGAATATCGTATAATTATAGTTGGCTCTTTGCTCTTAGCATGATACTAACTGCTATTCAGGTATTAGCTGTAATATATATATTTTATAAGGGCATTAAAGGGTCTTTGATATCAAGATCAACAGCATATTCTTCAGTTATAGCTGCAGCATCTGCTATTGGTACAATAGAAAGCATGGAAATGCTAAATGCCTTTAGTCAGTTCCCAAGATTTATAGCCTCCTTAGGAAATCAACAAATAGCTGCATTGCCATATCCTTGGAATGAAACTCTTTCAACAGCATTAAATTTAACTGACTATAATCCATTAGCAGCCGCCCCGTTTGCAACTTTCTTCACATCAATTATGATGGCCATAATGATAGTCATATTAGCAGTGTTTATATATGTTATATTCTTTAAAAAATAA
- a CDS encoding MBL fold metallo-hydrolase — protein sequence MEIIRLESYNFPLDRPANNYLIKHDKYNILIDAGATKENLMAYESKIDYILITHGHWDHTYGITGIKNKKICASQDTYNSLINGEFKYSANRIAEIFGYNGKEFNINNEIKTIIDKTLSYYDDIANALKFNEYIPLDECDPIKQNIIEYIPCPGHSNDHVCYFISNNLFAGDNILPGGGLTLLDFLKYQESIIKLFTLNNWDLIRPGHGPDTKRIDIQQWIKDTLTGKEKKMMQLSSILNSDWVSINDLLPKLYPNLNGPLLYIAARSMIGYLGSLENMKIIEVDRNHKPWRARKLMR from the coding sequence ATGGAAATAATTAGATTAGAAAGCTATAATTTCCCCTTAGATAGACCTGCAAATAATTATTTAATAAAGCATGACAAATATAACATACTAATAGATGCCGGAGCAACTAAAGAAAATCTTATGGCATATGAAAGCAAAATTGATTATATATTGATTACACATGGTCATTGGGACCATACTTATGGAATAACCGGCATTAAAAATAAGAAAATATGCGCAAGTCAAGATACTTACAATAGTTTAATTAACGGAGAATTTAAATACAGCGCGAATAGAATTGCCGAGATCTTTGGCTATAATGGCAAAGAATTTAATATAAATAATGAAATAAAAACTATAATAGATAAAACTTTAAGTTATTACGATGATATTGCTAATGCATTAAAATTTAATGAATATATTCCATTAGATGAATGCGACCCAATTAAACAAAATATAATAGAATATATTCCATGTCCAGGACATAGTAACGATCATGTATGCTATTTTATTTCTAATAATCTCTTTGCAGGAGATAACATTTTACCAGGAGGAGGACTTACGTTATTAGACTTTTTAAAATATCAAGAATCTATAATTAAACTGTTTACTCTAAACAATTGGGATTTGATACGTCCAGGTCATGGACCAGATACAAAGAGAATTGATATACAACAATGGATAAAAGATACGTTAACTGGTAAAGAAAAGAAGATGATGCAACTAAGTTCCATTTTAAATAGTGATTGGGTTTCAATAAATGATTTATTGCCTAAGCTTTATCCAAATCTTAACGGTCCATTATTATATATTGCAGCAAGGAGTATGATAGGGTATCTAGGATCCCTTGAAAATATGAAGATAATAGAAGTCGATAGAAATCACAAGCCATGGAGAGCTAGAAAATTAATGAGGTGA
- the psmA gene encoding archaeal proteasome endopeptidase complex subunit alpha — protein MAAPPSAYDRAITIFSPDGELYQVRYAFEAVKKGWTSLGIITDQGVILAAEKRRMLPLLDLEGIEKIYKVDDHIGVTFAGMGSDGRVLIDYARQVSIRHRLTYGEAPTVEYITKSVADIKQAYTQHGGFRPFGVALIFGGVNNDNIPRLYRTEPGGQYFSYYAVAIGLGGDVANNYMEKQYNKNMSLSDAIELAVKALFKSRVSTSDENKNDLINNFGQYVEIAYIDVKQKMFSRVSEKEINDIVADNKGELLS, from the coding sequence ATGGCTGCACCTCCATCTGCATATGATAGGGCAATAACTATATTTTCACCAGATGGTGAATTGTATCAGGTAAGATACGCATTTGAGGCTGTCAAGAAAGGTTGGACAAGTTTAGGAATAATAACAGATCAAGGAGTAATTTTAGCTGCCGAAAAAAGAAGAATGTTACCTCTTTTAGATCTAGAAGGAATTGAGAAAATATATAAAGTAGATGATCATATTGGAGTAACATTTGCTGGCATGGGAAGTGATGGCAGAGTTTTAATTGATTATGCAAGACAAGTTTCTATAAGGCATAGATTAACTTATGGGGAAGCACCAACAGTTGAATATATAACAAAATCTGTTGCAGATATAAAACAGGCTTATACTCAACATGGCGGTTTTAGACCATTTGGAGTTGCATTAATATTTGGCGGTGTTAATAATGATAACATACCAAGGCTCTATAGAACAGAACCTGGGGGACAATACTTTAGCTATTACGCTGTTGCAATAGGGTTAGGAGGAGACGTTGCAAATAATTACATGGAAAAACAATATAATAAGAACATGAGCTTAAGCGATGCAATAGAACTAGCAGTTAAAGCATTATTCAAGAGCAGGGTATCTACTAGTGATGAAAACAAAAATGATTTAATAAACAATTTCGGTCAATATGTTGAAATAGCATATATTGATGTGAAACAAAAAATGTTTTCTAGGGTTAGTGAAAAGGAAATAAACGATATAGTCGCTGATAATAAAGGAGAATTGTTAAGCTAA
- the rrp42 gene encoding exosome complex protein Rrp42, translating into MSTTPYRTQIIPKIKRDVYLNLYRKGQRADERDFYSPRKISIQTNVLEKANGSALVKLGNTQVLAGIKIEPGEPFADMPDEGVLQVHAELVPLASPQFEPGPPDENAIELARVIDRSLRDPKAVDLKSLVIRPGDKVWMLWLDLYILDYDGNLFDASMLASMAALSTARMPEFEEMETGEIKLTNKISDIPIKLNKRIVTVTTAKIENYIIVDPNLDEEIISDTRSVISFDENGNIVGVQKTGMGSVSQEELDNIVNISSQAAQVYFKLLNNALVSEKKEEGGK; encoded by the coding sequence ATGAGCACTACACCATATAGGACTCAGATAATTCCCAAAATAAAAAGAGATGTTTATTTGAACTTATATAGGAAAGGTCAAAGAGCTGATGAAAGGGATTTCTATTCACCAAGAAAAATTAGCATACAAACAAATGTGCTGGAAAAAGCAAATGGATCTGCTCTTGTTAAGCTAGGCAATACCCAAGTTTTGGCAGGAATAAAAATAGAACCAGGAGAACCATTTGCTGATATGCCAGATGAAGGTGTATTGCAAGTTCATGCAGAACTTGTACCATTAGCTTCTCCACAATTTGAGCCAGGTCCTCCTGATGAAAATGCAATAGAATTGGCAAGAGTTATTGATAGAAGTCTTAGAGATCCTAAAGCAGTTGATTTAAAATCACTTGTAATAAGACCAGGGGATAAGGTTTGGATGCTATGGCTTGACCTATATATATTAGACTATGATGGTAATTTATTTGATGCGAGCATGCTTGCATCAATGGCTGCGTTATCTACAGCAAGAATGCCTGAGTTTGAGGAAATGGAAACCGGAGAAATTAAGCTAACCAATAAAATCTCAGATATACCAATTAAGTTAAATAAAAGGATAGTAACTGTTACAACAGCAAAAATTGAAAATTATATAATAGTTGATCCTAATCTTGATGAAGAAATAATATCAGATACAAGGTCTGTTATTTCATTCGACGAAAATGGAAATATAGTCGGAGTTCAAAAAACCGGTATGGGCTCAGTTTCTCAAGAAGAATTAGATAATATAGTAAACATATCAAGTCAGGCGGCGCAAGTATATTTTAAATTGCTAAATAATGCATTAGTAAGTGAAAAGAAGGAGGAAGGTGGTAAATAA
- a CDS encoding Brix domain-containing protein: protein MPSVPLRFEKIYNKNKSSILLTSSRDPSTRTRTFINELSSVLPKSIKIGRGKLSLEELNQIILRYNIPKLIVINEYKGNPGKIQLFKPNENSKRPDLILYAIIYGVSLRKELGFNKKISVRDAAIKLIDEKQDNVKYDYINKLSTMLDLNVNDRLIDENNIAYFLVKFDFPYIDIKVFNRNVNIGPNFKLKFGDDINDGSKF from the coding sequence TTGCCTAGTGTTCCTTTAAGATTTGAAAAGATATATAATAAAAATAAGTCTTCGATTTTATTAACGAGCAGTAGAGATCCAAGTACAAGAACTAGGACATTTATAAATGAGCTATCCAGCGTTTTACCTAAAAGCATTAAGATTGGGAGAGGTAAACTATCATTAGAAGAACTAAATCAGATCATTTTAAGGTATAATATTCCAAAATTGATTGTAATTAATGAATATAAAGGTAATCCGGGTAAAATTCAGTTATTTAAACCAAATGAAAATAGTAAAAGACCTGATTTGATTTTATATGCAATAATTTATGGGGTTTCTTTGAGAAAAGAACTAGGATTTAATAAAAAAATAAGCGTAAGAGATGCTGCAATAAAGTTAATTGATGAAAAACAAGATAATGTAAAATATGATTATATAAATAAACTATCAACCATGCTAGATCTAAATGTAAATGATAGATTAATTGATGAAAATAATATTGCTTATTTTTTAGTAAAATTTGATTTTCCTTATATTGATATCAAAGTTTTTAATAGAAATGTGAATATAGGCCCTAATTTTAAATTAAAGTTTGGTGATGATATAAATGATGGAAGTAAATTTTAA
- a CDS encoding 50S ribosomal protein L37ae: protein MVYSHTKIVGPAGRYGPRYGSTLRKRTKAVMEKMYQDHQCPFCGSIGTVKRESVGIWICKKCGHKWAGASYTPRSELSIYLPRYFKSD from the coding sequence ATGGTATATAGCCATACAAAAATAGTCGGTCCAGCAGGTAGATATGGTCCTAGATATGGATCTACTCTAAGGAAAAGAACAAAGGCAGTAATGGAAAAAATGTATCAAGATCATCAATGCCCATTTTGCGGAAGCATAGGCACAGTTAAGAGGGAAAGTGTTGGAATTTGGATATGTAAGAAATGCGGTCATAAGTGGGCAGGCGCTTCATATACTCCAAGATCAGAGTTATCAATATATCTGCCTAGATATTTTAAATCAGATTAA
- a CDS encoding 50S ribosomal protein L24e, with translation MPKEMICSFCGGIVEPGTGKMYIGPRGEIMWFCSSKCYKNSIKLGRKSRKLKWVTKLSKKLI, from the coding sequence ATGCCAAAAGAAATGATATGCAGCTTTTGCGGTGGCATAGTAGAGCCAGGTACAGGCAAAATGTATATTGGGCCAAGAGGAGAAATAATGTGGTTTTGTAGTAGTAAATGTTACAAAAATTCAATAAAGCTGGGTAGAAAATCTAGGAAACTAAAATGGGTAACAAAGCTTTCTAAGAAATTGATTTAA
- a CDS encoding cytochrome ubiquinol oxidase subunit I: MVNAIASWVEFGYWGERVLSMVGIGIHWGILQYVLGLPFAAFILQLIYLKNKDKDYLRIAKTLVKGMAIVFAVGAATGTLVEFGLIVVWPNVLTAVGKWLYFPMYAEVFAFIMEAMITYLLYYGWDKFSDVTRTILTFFAFIGPWYSGAMILSANAYMNVPTGLLPDYNATTGQWLYSLGYPKILLDVPSAYVSLLNVSKLESLGMTIQGTTSNGVLVYMPVSIVNRLVYESFNSYIVNQSILKAVLNNNVLTNQAVLQTPVLNIVNNIMDSTVNYYGIYTYLFDTPDFIPALLHSIGAGLVVTGFTMIAGFGTRYLKVKDEKYKKYLEKALKFSIVFSLIVIIYEGLIAGDMMGKTVAKYNPEKFAAIEGTMPGFTSIASLFHLDKIEAFLAYGSFSAKLPNYSQIPQLWGQLGSFGVGITSYLPPLIVDYTYYAMVFVGVLLGIYALILTGYLIFRGVSKIHKFWLYLAIPGAILAQFASLMGWGTREIGRLPWIVYGVMTLNVGSTLNQPTIWEDVVVSLFYIAIVIGLVYAVYRFLWVPSKKEILEEVK, encoded by the coding sequence TTGGTTAACGCCATAGCATCCTGGGTTGAATTTGGATATTGGGGAGAAAGAGTTCTTTCCATGGTAGGTATAGGAATTCATTGGGGTATATTACAATATGTTTTAGGGTTGCCTTTTGCCGCTTTTATATTACAATTGATTTATCTAAAAAATAAAGATAAAGATTATTTAAGAATAGCAAAAACCTTGGTCAAGGGTATGGCAATAGTTTTTGCTGTAGGAGCTGCAACTGGTACATTAGTTGAATTTGGACTGATTGTTGTTTGGCCAAATGTTTTGACAGCAGTTGGAAAATGGCTATATTTCCCTATGTACGCAGAAGTTTTTGCCTTCATAATGGAAGCAATGATAACTTATTTACTGTATTATGGATGGGATAAGTTCTCAGATGTTACTAGAACAATACTGACATTTTTTGCATTTATTGGCCCTTGGTATTCTGGTGCAATGATTCTTTCAGCAAACGCTTATATGAATGTGCCTACAGGCCTATTGCCTGATTATAATGCTACAACTGGCCAATGGCTTTATTCATTAGGATATCCAAAAATTTTATTAGATGTTCCTTCTGCGTATGTTTCTTTATTAAATGTTTCTAAATTAGAATCATTAGGCATGACTATACAAGGCACAACCAGTAATGGAGTATTGGTATATATGCCTGTCTCGATTGTAAATAGGCTTGTATACGAATCTTTTAATAGTTATATTGTTAATCAAAGCATATTAAAGGCTGTTTTAAATAATAATGTATTAACAAACCAGGCTGTTTTGCAGACTCCTGTTTTAAACATAGTAAATAATATAATGGATTCAACAGTAAATTATTATGGTATATATACCTATTTATTTGATACTCCAGACTTTATCCCAGCTTTGCTGCATAGCATAGGAGCAGGATTAGTGGTTACAGGTTTTACAATGATTGCAGGTTTTGGAACAAGATATTTGAAAGTTAAGGATGAAAAATACAAGAAATACCTAGAAAAAGCATTGAAGTTTTCAATAGTATTTTCATTGATTGTAATAATATATGAAGGCTTAATAGCTGGAGATATGATGGGAAAAACTGTTGCAAAATATAACCCAGAAAAATTTGCAGCTATAGAAGGAACAATGCCAGGCTTTACATCTATAGCAAGCCTATTCCATTTAGATAAAATAGAAGCATTTTTAGCCTATGGTTCCTTCTCAGCTAAATTGCCTAATTATTCACAAATACCTCAATTGTGGGGTCAATTAGGAAGCTTTGGTGTTGGCATAACAAGCTATCTACCCCCGCTAATTGTTGATTATACTTATTATGCTATGGTATTTGTTGGAGTATTGCTTGGTATATATGCACTAATATTAACAGGTTATTTGATATTCAGAGGTGTTAGTAAAATACACAAATTCTGGCTTTATTTAGCAATACCGGGTGCTATTTTGGCTCAATTTGCAAGCCTAATGGGATGGGGTACAAGGGAAATAGGAAGATTACCATGGATAGTATATGGAGTAATGACATTAAATGTTGGGAGTACATTAAATCAACCTACTATTTGGGAAGATGTTGTTGTTAGTTTATTCTATATAGCAATTGTTATAGGATTAGTCTATGCGGTTTATAGATTTCTATGGGTTCCAAGTAAAAAAGAGATTTTAGAAGAGGTGAAGTAG
- a CDS encoding KEOPS complex subunit Pcc1: MEVNFKICSNDKIDPLYKSLLAEVNQSSPKKGKVRVELNDNCINLFISSNTLSGLRAISNSYLNLIYAIINSLSV; this comes from the coding sequence ATGGAAGTAAATTTTAAAATATGTTCAAACGATAAAATTGATCCTTTATATAAATCATTATTAGCTGAAGTCAATCAATCATCACCAAAAAAAGGTAAGGTAAGAGTTGAATTAAATGATAACTGTATAAATTTATTTATTAGCAGCAACACATTATCAGGATTAAGAGCAATATCAAATTCATATCTTAATCTAATTTATGCAATAATTAATTCATTATCTGTTTAA
- a CDS encoding ribosome assembly factor SBDS — translation MTKKQEFIIAWIELKGQKFEIPVKPDLAFKFREGEKVSISEVLWADTIFKDVKKGLKASPDSLRKAFGTEDIEKIAEKILKEGQIQLTEEERKKMIEAKRKQIINYIVKNTIDPKSGKPIPEQRIENALDQVRFNIDPFKGAEAQALEAVKKLSILMPIKVAKALLEITIPSEYASRAYKEIQRIGEVKKANWGSDGSLKVELEIPAGAQIEVIDKVQSLAKGQANISVKVV, via the coding sequence TTGACAAAAAAACAAGAATTTATTATAGCATGGATTGAACTAAAAGGACAAAAATTTGAGATACCAGTAAAGCCTGATCTTGCTTTTAAATTTAGAGAAGGTGAAAAAGTTAGCATATCAGAAGTTTTGTGGGCTGATACCATATTTAAAGATGTAAAAAAAGGACTAAAGGCAAGTCCAGATTCTTTGAGGAAGGCATTTGGCACAGAAGATATAGAAAAGATTGCTGAGAAGATATTAAAAGAGGGGCAAATACAACTTACAGAAGAAGAAAGGAAAAAGATGATAGAGGCCAAGCGAAAGCAAATTATAAATTATATAGTTAAGAATACAATCGACCCTAAATCTGGAAAACCAATTCCTGAACAAAGAATTGAAAATGCATTAGACCAGGTAAGGTTCAACATAGATCCATTTAAAGGTGCAGAAGCTCAAGCATTAGAAGCCGTAAAAAAATTATCAATATTAATGCCAATTAAAGTAGCAAAGGCTTTACTTGAAATAACTATTCCATCAGAATATGCCTCTAGGGCATATAAAGAAATTCAAAGGATTGGTGAAGTTAAGAAAGCCAATTGGGGATCTGATGGTAGCTTAAAAGTAGAGCTTGAAATACCTGCGGGAGCACAGATAGAGGTGATAGATAAGGTTCAGTCCCTTGCAAAAGGGCAAGCAAACATATCAGTAAAGGTGGTGTAA
- a CDS encoding prenyltransferase, with amino-acid sequence MISSKLVKVLKGIRPWSLPMTIFDYIAVVLVTYIIYLKINLTLIVLGIIGSIFLHIASNIFNDYFDFKKNIDKEGNVRPYHLIIDKILSPNITLIFGFISSAIAIFIGLFLTFNGRPLSIILGLLGFLLAYGYSGFPFYLKYNALGEITAYLAWGIVVPLGAYYLATDKISFVPLIVGLPTSVYLFTVMNINNIRDINYDKNSGAKTIAIILGKYKAKMLFFFELFMPYLFVMMGIFVFKVLPITTLLSNITILYNYVIIRNAINDNLTKLDVNTAMQALLFGVMYTFSIGLTKFL; translated from the coding sequence ATGATATCGAGCAAATTGGTTAAGGTCTTAAAGGGTATTAGGCCATGGAGCCTACCTATGACAATATTTGATTACATAGCGGTAGTGTTAGTAACATATATAATTTACTTAAAGATAAATTTAACATTAATTGTGTTAGGCATAATAGGATCAATTTTTCTGCACATCGCATCAAATATATTTAACGATTACTTTGATTTTAAGAAAAACATAGACAAAGAAGGTAATGTAAGACCTTATCACTTAATTATTGATAAAATATTAAGTCCAAATATAACTTTGATTTTTGGATTTATATCATCAGCAATCGCAATATTTATTGGTTTATTCTTAACATTTAATGGAAGACCGTTATCTATAATTCTAGGCTTACTAGGTTTTTTGCTAGCTTATGGATACTCAGGCTTCCCATTTTATTTAAAGTATAATGCCCTAGGAGAGATAACAGCATATTTAGCTTGGGGTATTGTTGTTCCATTAGGTGCTTATTATCTAGCAACCGATAAAATAAGCTTCGTACCTCTTATTGTTGGATTGCCTACCTCAGTATATCTCTTTACTGTTATGAACATAAATAACATAAGAGATATAAATTACGATAAAAATTCTGGCGCAAAAACTATTGCAATAATTTTAGGAAAATATAAAGCTAAGATGTTATTTTTCTTTGAGTTGTTTATGCCATATTTATTTGTTATGATGGGCATATTTGTTTTTAAAGTATTGCCAATTACTACACTATTATCAAATATAACAATATTATATAATTACGTCATTATAAGAAATGCAATTAATGATAACCTAACAAAATTAGATGTAAACACAGCAATGCAAGCTTTACTTTTTGGAGTTATGTATACATTTAGCATAGGACTAACTAAATTTTTATAA
- the thpR gene encoding RNA 2',3'-cyclic phosphodiesterase, whose amino-acid sequence MVRAFIAVDVNDNSIINKINDTIQALSELSLKIKFVETENLHITLRFLGEISEGDVLTIKENVISKLKCEPFNIVLKGLGAFPNNENPRVIWIGISEGFDFLKKLKIQIDDLLIKNGFKLSHEEFVAHLTIGRIKFGKSSALKELLEQYRNFDYGTIKVNSVKLKKSTLTRQGPIYENLVEANCK is encoded by the coding sequence TTGGTTAGAGCATTTATTGCAGTAGATGTAAATGATAATAGTATAATCAATAAAATAAATGATACTATTCAGGCATTAAGTGAACTTAGTTTAAAAATAAAATTTGTTGAAACAGAAAATTTGCATATAACACTAAGATTCTTAGGGGAAATAAGCGAAGGGGATGTTTTAACAATAAAAGAAAATGTGATCAGCAAATTAAAATGTGAGCCATTCAATATAGTTTTGAAAGGTCTAGGGGCATTCCCAAATAATGAAAATCCAAGGGTAATTTGGATAGGTATATCAGAAGGATTTGATTTTTTGAAAAAACTAAAAATTCAGATTGATGATCTTTTAATCAAAAATGGATTTAAATTATCGCATGAAGAATTTGTTGCGCATTTAACAATAGGTAGAATAAAATTTGGTAAATCCAGTGCATTAAAGGAGTTATTAGAACAATACAGAAACTTTGATTATGGTACAATTAAAGTAAATTCAGTTAAGTTGAAAAAGAGCACCTTAACAAGACAAGGACCTATTTACGAAAATTTAGTGGAGGCTAATTGTAAATGA
- the rrp4 gene encoding exosome complex RNA-binding protein Rrp4 gives MSAIRKVLVPGEKIEGTINISDYYIYDYKNEKRVAIIGVVDYKQEGISYSPLNGIYIPKEGDIVIGLVTSHGVANWFVDINSPYQAILSVQDFFGTKQSSQFPEDPFKYLQVGEYIKAKIAAFDRIRNPLLTVQDKGLGKIAEGIVVSVHPTRVPRIIGKKGSMIEMLKNETGCEFFVAVNGMINIKCQNEQLESIASNAIKIIETQAHISGLTERVKKFIEEERKIRGV, from the coding sequence ATGAGTGCGATAAGAAAAGTATTGGTTCCAGGAGAAAAAATTGAAGGAACAATTAATATCTCAGACTATTATATTTATGATTATAAAAATGAGAAGAGAGTTGCAATCATAGGAGTTGTCGATTATAAACAAGAAGGGATATCTTATTCTCCATTGAATGGTATCTATATACCAAAAGAAGGGGATATAGTAATAGGTTTAGTAACATCACATGGTGTTGCTAATTGGTTTGTTGACATAAATTCACCATATCAAGCAATACTTAGCGTGCAAGACTTCTTTGGTACAAAGCAGAGTAGTCAGTTTCCAGAAGATCCATTTAAGTACCTTCAAGTTGGTGAATACATAAAGGCTAAGATAGCAGCATTTGATAGGATTAGAAACCCTCTATTAACAGTTCAAGATAAAGGACTAGGTAAGATTGCTGAAGGGATTGTTGTTTCAGTACATCCAACAAGAGTGCCTAGAATAATTGGTAAAAAAGGATCAATGATAGAGATGTTAAAAAATGAAACGGGATGTGAATTTTTTGTTGCAGTCAATGGTATGATAAATATTAAATGCCAAAATGAACAGTTGGAAAGTATAGCATCAAATGCAATTAAAATAATAGAAACACAAGCACATATATCTGGGTTAACAGAGAGAGTTAAGAAGTTCATAGAAGAGGAGAGAAAAATTAGGGGAGTGTGA